The Paraburkholderia sp. FT54 genome includes a region encoding these proteins:
- a CDS encoding tautomerase family protein has protein sequence MPEVVVYAVAGRSAEQKKALMTGITKVVVDSLGVAAEQVVVQIVESAPDSKSRGGIPFSERQHTS, from the coding sequence ATGCCGGAAGTCGTTGTTTACGCAGTAGCAGGCCGCTCAGCCGAGCAGAAGAAAGCGCTGATGACGGGGATTACCAAAGTGGTGGTGGACAGCCTCGGCGTCGCCGCCGAACAGGTTGTCGTGCAGATCGTGGAGTCTGCCCCAGACTCCAAGTCAAGAGGCGGCATTCCGTTCAGCGAGCGCCAGCACACCTCTTGA
- a CDS encoding SMP-30/gluconolactonase/LRE family protein, whose translation MWQQSETYPDPAVEVLDPRFLKYRITSAAVERLATGMRFGEGPVWFGDGRFLLWSDIPNNRIMRWDEESGATSVFRKPSGYANGNTRDRQGRLITCEHGNRRVTRTEYNGALTVLLDRFEGKRLNSPNDVVVKSDDSIWFTDPPFGISNNYEGVKGEPELPTNVYRLDPATGRAEVVADDIVNPNGICFSPDERRLYIVESGSKPRRIRVYDVEDGRRLVRGRVFVDAGENGAPDGFRCDTDGNLWAGWGTGPGLNGVMIFAPDGDAIGRIALPERCANVCFGGAAYNRLFMAAGQSLYALYVDATAAVAT comes from the coding sequence ATGTGGCAACAAAGTGAAACCTATCCCGATCCCGCAGTGGAGGTGCTCGATCCGCGCTTCCTGAAATACCGGATCACGAGCGCGGCGGTCGAGCGGCTCGCGACTGGCATGCGTTTCGGTGAAGGACCGGTGTGGTTCGGCGACGGCCGCTTCCTGTTGTGGAGCGACATTCCGAACAACCGCATCATGCGGTGGGACGAGGAATCCGGTGCGACGTCGGTATTTCGCAAGCCCTCGGGTTACGCGAACGGCAATACACGGGACCGCCAGGGTCGGCTGATCACCTGCGAGCACGGCAACCGGCGTGTGACGCGCACTGAGTACAACGGCGCGCTGACTGTGCTGCTCGACCGCTTTGAAGGCAAGCGGTTGAATTCGCCGAACGACGTGGTCGTGAAGAGCGACGACAGCATCTGGTTCACTGATCCGCCGTTCGGCATCTCCAACAACTATGAGGGTGTCAAGGGCGAGCCCGAGCTGCCGACCAACGTGTACCGCCTCGACCCGGCCACCGGCCGGGCGGAGGTGGTCGCCGACGACATCGTCAATCCGAACGGCATCTGTTTTTCGCCTGACGAACGCCGCCTTTATATTGTCGAATCGGGCTCGAAGCCGCGGCGCATCCGTGTGTATGACGTCGAGGACGGTCGGCGCCTCGTGCGCGGGCGCGTCTTCGTCGATGCGGGCGAGAACGGTGCGCCAGACGGTTTCCGTTGCGACACGGACGGTAACCTGTGGGCCGGGTGGGGCACCGGACCGGGACTCAATGGTGTGATGATCTTCGCGCCGGACGGCGACGCGATTGGCCGCATCGCGCTGCCCGAACGCTGTGCGAACGTCTGCTTCGGCGGCGCGGCTTACAACCGGCTGTTCATGGCCGCCGGACAGTCACTGTACGCGTTATATGTCGATGCGACTGCGGCGGTGGCGACCTGA
- a CDS encoding SDR family NAD(P)-dependent oxidoreductase — protein sequence MTHSALTPGAVAVITGGAAGIGLAAAKRFAQLGLRVCIADLGADRVARAVEEVAALAANGTQDVFAVETDVSVADDVRRLHATVVERFGGADLLMNNAGIQPGSGMFGPTGNWERVLGVNLWGVIHGTQVFVPDMIKRGRPGLVINTGSKQGITTPPGDPAYNVAKAGLKAFTEALQHELRNTADCQISAHLLIPGFVFTELTRNGRVEKPAAAWTPEQTVDFMFERLDAGDFYILCPDNDVPRSLDELRILWAAGDIVENRPALSRWHPDYAGAFQAFIKQPR from the coding sequence ATGACTCATTCTGCCCTGACTCCGGGCGCCGTCGCCGTCATCACCGGCGGCGCCGCCGGCATCGGCCTGGCTGCTGCCAAACGCTTTGCGCAGCTTGGGCTGCGTGTCTGCATTGCTGATCTCGGCGCCGACCGCGTCGCGCGGGCCGTGGAGGAAGTCGCCGCGCTGGCCGCAAACGGTACGCAAGACGTCTTCGCGGTTGAGACCGACGTCAGCGTCGCCGACGATGTTCGCCGCCTGCACGCGACCGTCGTCGAACGCTTTGGCGGAGCGGACTTGCTGATGAACAATGCCGGCATTCAGCCCGGCAGCGGGATGTTCGGTCCAACCGGGAACTGGGAGCGCGTGCTGGGTGTCAATCTGTGGGGTGTGATCCATGGTACGCAGGTCTTCGTGCCGGACATGATCAAGCGCGGTCGTCCGGGGCTCGTGATCAACACCGGTTCCAAGCAAGGCATTACCACGCCGCCGGGCGACCCCGCATACAACGTGGCCAAGGCCGGTCTGAAAGCATTCACCGAAGCGCTGCAGCATGAACTGCGCAACACCGCCGACTGCCAGATTAGCGCTCATCTGCTGATTCCTGGCTTCGTGTTCACGGAACTGACTCGCAACGGCCGCGTGGAAAAGCCCGCCGCCGCATGGACGCCGGAGCAGACCGTCGATTTCATGTTCGAGCGTCTCGACGCCGGCGACTTCTACATACTGTGCCCCGACAACGACGTGCCGCGTTCGCTCGACGAATTGCGCATTCTGTGGGCGGCGGGCGATATCGTCGAGAACAGGCCCGCGTTGTCGCGCTGGCATCCGGACTATGCTGGGGCATTCCAGGCGTTCATCAAGCAGCCCCGTTGA
- a CDS encoding LysR family transcriptional regulator yields MDLKQLEHFVAVAEERHFTRAARRLNLVQSGLSASIRSLEEDLGGPLFNRSTRRVALTPAGEVLFAEAQRVLAAARDARHAVTQVHGLSRGRLSIGAIHGLAPFLDLPASLGQFRAAFGGIDIELTLDGSRALIDEVGEGRLDLAFTQPPDTSLDDLGSHMFACEGMVVVCARHHRLAGASGLALADLVDETFADLRPEWSVRRLVDRCFAAASLQRRTSFEVNDMPMLLELAAHGLAISMVPESVAAARGGTRGAPVATARLREAEEPCWELAAVFKGSAGEPLIPVARAFLDLLKLPAVAT; encoded by the coding sequence GTGGATCTGAAGCAGCTGGAACATTTCGTGGCGGTCGCGGAAGAGCGGCATTTCACGCGCGCGGCGCGGCGCCTGAACCTCGTGCAGTCCGGATTGTCCGCATCGATCCGCTCGCTGGAAGAAGACCTGGGCGGACCATTGTTCAATCGCAGCACCAGGCGAGTCGCCTTGACGCCCGCCGGCGAAGTGCTGTTCGCAGAAGCGCAGCGGGTACTGGCTGCGGCGCGCGACGCGCGACATGCTGTCACGCAGGTTCACGGTCTCTCACGCGGTCGGCTGAGTATCGGTGCGATTCACGGACTCGCGCCTTTCCTCGACCTGCCCGCTTCTCTGGGGCAGTTTCGGGCCGCGTTCGGCGGGATCGACATCGAATTGACACTGGACGGCTCGCGTGCGTTGATCGACGAGGTAGGGGAAGGTCGCCTCGATCTCGCGTTCACACAACCACCGGATACGTCGCTCGACGATCTCGGATCGCACATGTTCGCATGCGAAGGAATGGTGGTCGTCTGCGCGAGGCATCATCGACTTGCGGGCGCCAGCGGGCTGGCGCTGGCCGATCTCGTCGACGAAACATTCGCCGACCTGCGCCCGGAGTGGAGCGTGCGGCGGCTCGTCGATCGATGCTTTGCGGCGGCAAGTCTGCAGCGTCGCACCAGCTTCGAGGTCAACGACATGCCGATGTTGCTTGAACTGGCCGCACATGGGCTTGCGATCAGCATGGTGCCCGAATCCGTGGCCGCCGCGCGAGGGGGCACGCGCGGCGCGCCGGTCGCAACGGCGCGGCTGCGCGAAGCCGAGGAGCCCTGCTGGGAACTCGCGGCGGTTTTTAAGGGCAGCGCGGGAGAACCGCTCATACCTGTCGCCCGTGCTTTTCTCGACTTGCTCAAGTTGCCCGCGGTGGCGACCTGA
- a CDS encoding aldo/keto reductase → MDYRQLGRSGLKVSTITLGTMTMGGKGKFASVGEVGLDEARRQIDMCIDAGVNLIDTADVYSNGASEEIVGQALGGKRKGGVLIATKARFPMGDGPNDRGLSRHHLIEACEASLRRLKTDVIDLYQVHEWDGLTPLEETLEALDLLVRHGKVRYVGCSNYSGWHLMKALHVSERDRVPRFVSQQIHYTLEAREAEYELAPIALDQGLGILVWSPLAGGLLSGKHRRDATPEGTRQLAGWTEPPIRDAERLWSIVDTLVEIAGELNVSAAQVALAWTLGRAAVTSVIIGGRNEKQLLDNLGAANLRLSAEQRERLDKVSAPPLLYPYWHQARTAHDRLSPADLSLLEPHLNA, encoded by the coding sequence ATGGACTACCGTCAACTTGGCCGTTCGGGCCTGAAGGTGTCGACCATCACGCTAGGCACGATGACGATGGGCGGCAAAGGCAAATTCGCCAGCGTCGGCGAGGTTGGCCTCGACGAGGCGCGCCGGCAGATCGACATGTGCATCGATGCGGGCGTCAACCTGATCGATACCGCTGATGTCTATTCGAACGGTGCGTCGGAGGAAATCGTCGGTCAGGCGCTCGGCGGAAAGCGCAAAGGTGGCGTGCTGATCGCGACGAAAGCCCGCTTTCCCATGGGTGACGGCCCGAACGACCGGGGTCTGTCGCGGCATCATTTGATAGAAGCCTGCGAGGCGAGCCTGCGCCGTCTCAAGACGGATGTGATCGATCTCTACCAGGTGCACGAATGGGACGGACTCACGCCGCTCGAAGAAACACTTGAAGCGCTCGACCTGCTCGTACGGCACGGCAAGGTCCGCTATGTCGGCTGCTCGAACTATTCAGGCTGGCACCTTATGAAGGCGTTGCATGTGAGCGAACGCGATCGTGTGCCGCGCTTCGTGAGCCAACAGATCCATTACACGCTCGAAGCACGCGAAGCGGAATACGAACTCGCGCCGATTGCGCTCGATCAAGGCCTGGGCATTCTCGTCTGGAGCCCGCTCGCAGGCGGCCTCCTGTCAGGTAAGCACCGTCGCGACGCGACGCCCGAGGGTACGCGTCAGCTCGCCGGCTGGACGGAGCCGCCAATCCGCGACGCCGAACGACTGTGGTCGATTGTCGACACGCTTGTTGAAATCGCTGGCGAGCTGAATGTCTCGGCCGCTCAGGTCGCGCTCGCATGGACGCTCGGGCGCGCCGCGGTCACCTCGGTCATCATTGGCGGACGCAACGAGAAGCAGCTGCTCGACAACCTCGGCGCGGCGAATCTCCGGCTGAGCGCCGAACAGCGCGAGCGGCTCGACAAGGTGAGCGCGCCGCCCCTGCTCTACCCGTACTGGCATCAGGCGCGGACCGCGCACGATCGTCTTTCGCCTGCGGACCTGTCGCTGCTGGAGCCCCATCTCAACGCGTAG
- a CDS encoding Gfo/Idh/MocA family oxidoreductase — MKKLRTAIIGCGKVGHFHARALAKLENSDFVAVCSTSLDRAKAFAQQYGVHAYDSVEEMVETAQVDVVCICTPHPQHASVAIAALRSGCHVLIEKPLASSLEDCDAILSCAEEHQRTVGVVCQRRFYPSAMRIKQAIDAGKIGRPVIGNVVMLGWRDRQYYESDPWRGSWAGEGGGVLVNQAPHQLDLLLWYLGDIDEVYGVWKNVNHDYIEVEDTAAAIVKFKSGAIANILVSNAQNPALYGKVHIHGDNGASVGVQTDGGAMFIAGVSTITEPPYNDIWTIKNEEGMLAEWKNADAETFNSEDSLYFYHERQIDDFLTAVLNDTKPLIDGLDGRKTVELFTAIYRSTQSNAVVKLPL, encoded by the coding sequence ATGAAAAAACTCAGGACGGCCATCATCGGTTGCGGAAAGGTCGGTCATTTCCATGCCCGGGCGCTCGCGAAACTCGAGAATTCGGACTTCGTCGCGGTGTGCAGCACCTCTCTCGACCGGGCAAAGGCCTTCGCCCAACAATACGGCGTGCATGCGTACGATAGCGTCGAAGAGATGGTGGAGACCGCGCAGGTCGACGTCGTATGCATCTGCACTCCGCATCCTCAGCACGCTTCCGTTGCGATCGCCGCCTTGAGAAGCGGCTGTCACGTTCTCATCGAGAAGCCCCTCGCTTCGTCGCTCGAAGACTGCGATGCGATCCTCTCATGCGCGGAAGAACACCAGCGTACGGTCGGCGTCGTGTGCCAACGGCGCTTTTATCCGTCCGCGATGCGCATCAAGCAGGCCATCGATGCCGGCAAGATCGGCCGCCCAGTGATCGGCAACGTCGTCATGCTCGGATGGCGCGACCGCCAGTACTACGAGAGCGATCCCTGGCGTGGCTCGTGGGCTGGCGAAGGAGGCGGCGTGCTCGTGAACCAGGCGCCTCATCAGCTCGATCTGCTCCTCTGGTATCTGGGGGATATCGATGAAGTCTACGGAGTATGGAAGAACGTCAACCACGACTACATCGAGGTTGAAGACACCGCAGCGGCCATCGTCAAGTTCAAAAGCGGCGCGATTGCCAACATTCTGGTCAGCAACGCACAGAATCCTGCCTTGTACGGCAAGGTCCATATTCACGGCGACAACGGTGCGTCGGTCGGCGTGCAGACGGACGGGGGCGCGATGTTCATCGCCGGTGTGTCGACCATCACCGAACCGCCTTACAACGATATCTGGACGATCAAGAACGAAGAAGGGATGCTTGCCGAGTGGAAAAACGCGGATGCGGAGACTTTCAATTCCGAGGATTCCCTGTACTTCTATCACGAGCGACAAATAGATGATTTCCTGACTGCCGTTCTCAACGACACGAAGCCTTTGATCGACGGCCTGGACGGCCGCAAGACCGTAGAACTGTTCACAGCCATCTATCGCAGCACGCAAAGCAATGCGGTTGTAAAACTCCCACTCTAA
- a CDS encoding MFS transporter, producing the protein MKTTRTRYFIVFLLFVVTAINYMDRANLSIAGSRIQGEFGLSPTQLGLLFSMFTWTYAAAQLPVGYLLDRIGSRVLYGSAIVIWSTCTFAMGFASHHLFATLGASFAVLLVCRALIGLAEAPSYLSNTKIVANWFPKNERARATATYISSQYIGLALFTPVLTFLTSRYGWQAVFYATGGVGIVFGVYWLIVYRDPKDSRKTGQAELDLIKAGGGYGSQDQAAVSTVVERDDILYFLKNKTVWGLFITQFAYNSTLIFFMTWFIVYLEKALNLTLSKAGLGASIPYLMAMVGMLAGGFLSDSLLKKGKSVTLARKLPVIVGLVLTAMIVTVNFFEDQPVIAIGILSLAFFGNNVANLGWVVFTDVIPRNFIGTMGGFLNLFGNLSGIATPIVFGMILQRTHSFHYAMWYVSIVAVVGILSYIFLVGKIEMIVPPKKREAEAYPVTQSN; encoded by the coding sequence ATGAAAACAACAAGAACCCGATATTTCATCGTCTTTTTACTGTTTGTAGTCACGGCCATCAACTACATGGATCGTGCGAATCTCTCGATCGCAGGCAGCAGGATCCAGGGGGAATTCGGCCTTTCGCCGACCCAGCTCGGCCTGCTCTTTTCGATGTTCACATGGACTTATGCGGCCGCCCAACTTCCTGTCGGGTATCTCCTTGATCGAATCGGATCGAGGGTGCTATACGGCAGTGCCATAGTCATCTGGAGCACCTGCACCTTCGCGATGGGCTTTGCTTCACATCATCTCTTCGCGACCCTGGGCGCCTCGTTTGCGGTGCTGCTGGTCTGCCGCGCCCTGATTGGCCTCGCTGAAGCGCCGTCGTATCTCTCGAATACGAAGATCGTCGCCAACTGGTTTCCGAAGAACGAACGCGCACGGGCGACCGCGACGTATATCAGTTCGCAATACATCGGTCTCGCCTTGTTCACGCCTGTCCTGACTTTTCTGACGAGCCGTTACGGCTGGCAAGCGGTGTTCTATGCAACGGGCGGAGTGGGGATCGTCTTTGGAGTGTACTGGCTGATCGTTTATCGCGACCCGAAAGACAGCAGGAAAACCGGTCAGGCCGAACTCGACCTTATCAAGGCCGGCGGTGGCTACGGATCTCAGGATCAGGCCGCCGTCAGCACCGTGGTCGAGAGAGACGACATCCTGTACTTCCTCAAGAACAAAACTGTCTGGGGCCTGTTCATCACGCAGTTCGCCTACAACTCGACGCTGATCTTCTTCATGACATGGTTCATCGTCTACCTGGAAAAGGCATTGAATCTCACGCTGTCCAAAGCGGGACTCGGCGCATCCATTCCCTATCTCATGGCGATGGTCGGCATGCTGGCGGGCGGCTTCCTCAGTGACAGCCTCCTGAAAAAAGGTAAATCGGTCACCCTCGCGCGCAAGTTGCCGGTGATCGTTGGGCTCGTATTGACGGCCATGATCGTCACCGTCAATTTCTTCGAGGACCAGCCCGTCATTGCGATCGGGATCCTGTCGCTGGCCTTTTTTGGAAACAATGTCGCGAATCTCGGCTGGGTGGTATTTACGGACGTCATTCCTCGCAATTTCATCGGTACGATGGGCGGCTTCCTGAATCTGTTCGGCAATCTGTCCGGCATTGCCACGCCCATTGTCTTCGGCATGATTCTGCAGCGTACGCATAGCTTCCACTATGCAATGTGGTACGTCTCGATCGTCGCCGTTGTGGGCATCCTTTCGTATATCTTCCTTGTCGGCAAAATCGAAATGATCGTGCCGCCGAAAAAGCGCGAGGCGGAAGCGTACCCGGTCACGCAGTCGAACTAG
- a CDS encoding altronate dehydratase family protein — protein MTFDAENAIADASATVEPIVQLHPDDDVVIARHQLVAGMRIRGSLAVRGLIPAGHKLAVHAIEAGALVRRYGQIIGFATRGIEAGEHVHTHNLAMGGFDRDYAFGADVKPELTPAASARFMGIVRADGRVATRNYIGILTSVNCSATAARAIADYFRRDIHPQALADYPNVDGVIALTHAQGCAIDSEGEALDMIRRTLGGYARHPNFAGVLIVGLGCETNQIDRLVQSQGLTPGAALKTMTIQATGGTARTVAAGIEQVKAMLVEANNVQREPVDAKHLVIGLQCGGSDGYSGITANPALGAAVDRLVLQGGTAILSETPEVYGAEHLLTRRAVSREVGEKLIERIHWWESYCARMNADLNNNPSAGNKAGGLTTILEKSLGAVAKGGTTNLVDVYRYAELVRTHGLVFMDTPGYDPVSATGQVAGGANLICFTTGRGSAYGCAPSPSLKLGTNTALWLRQEEDIDLNCGSILDGERTVDELGEEIFQLMLATASGQASKSEIHGYGQNEFVPWQIGAIT, from the coding sequence ATGACATTCGACGCTGAAAACGCAATCGCCGATGCTTCGGCAACCGTAGAGCCGATCGTGCAACTGCATCCCGATGACGATGTCGTCATCGCGCGGCACCAGCTTGTCGCGGGCATGCGTATCCGCGGCAGTCTCGCCGTACGGGGGTTGATCCCGGCGGGTCATAAGCTTGCCGTCCACGCTATCGAAGCGGGTGCACTGGTACGGCGCTACGGCCAGATCATCGGCTTTGCGACACGTGGCATCGAAGCCGGAGAGCATGTGCACACCCATAACCTTGCCATGGGCGGCTTCGATCGAGACTACGCGTTCGGCGCGGACGTGAAGCCCGAGCTGACGCCTGCAGCGTCGGCACGATTCATGGGCATAGTACGCGCCGACGGGCGTGTCGCGACGCGCAACTACATCGGCATTCTGACCTCGGTGAATTGCTCCGCGACGGCGGCTCGCGCCATTGCCGATTATTTTCGTCGCGATATCCACCCGCAAGCGCTTGCGGACTATCCAAACGTCGACGGCGTGATCGCGCTGACGCACGCTCAAGGCTGCGCGATCGATTCCGAAGGCGAAGCGCTGGATATGATCCGGCGCACCCTCGGCGGTTACGCACGGCATCCTAATTTCGCCGGCGTACTGATCGTGGGGCTGGGCTGCGAAACCAATCAGATCGACCGGCTTGTGCAAAGCCAGGGTCTTACACCAGGCGCAGCGCTGAAGACGATGACCATTCAGGCGACCGGCGGTACGGCGCGCACGGTGGCGGCGGGCATCGAACAGGTCAAGGCAATGCTCGTGGAAGCGAACAACGTGCAGCGCGAGCCTGTCGATGCAAAGCATCTGGTGATCGGTTTGCAATGCGGCGGCTCGGATGGCTATTCCGGCATTACTGCAAATCCGGCGCTCGGCGCGGCAGTCGATCGTCTGGTGTTGCAGGGCGGAACGGCGATTCTTTCCGAAACCCCCGAGGTTTACGGCGCAGAACATCTATTGACGCGCCGGGCCGTGTCTCGTGAAGTCGGCGAAAAGCTCATCGAACGGATTCATTGGTGGGAAAGTTACTGCGCGCGCATGAATGCCGATCTGAACAACAATCCATCGGCCGGGAACAAGGCCGGTGGGCTGACAACGATTCTCGAAAAGTCGCTTGGCGCCGTGGCGAAAGGTGGCACGACCAATCTCGTCGACGTGTACCGGTACGCCGAACTGGTTCGTACCCATGGTCTCGTTTTCATGGACACGCCGGGCTATGATCCGGTTTCGGCGACCGGGCAGGTCGCGGGTGGAGCAAACCTGATCTGCTTCACGACTGGCCGAGGCTCCGCGTATGGTTGCGCGCCGTCGCCGTCGTTGAAGCTGGGAACCAATACCGCTTTGTGGCTGCGCCAGGAAGAGGACATCGACCTGAATTGCGGGTCGATTCTCGACGGCGAACGAACGGTCGACGAACTCGGTGAAGAAATCTTCCAGCTCATGCTCGCGACCGCGTCGGGCCAGGCGTCGAAAAGCGAGATTCACGGATACGGCCAGAATGAATTCGTGCCCTGGCAGATTGGCGCCATCACATAA
- a CDS encoding MFS transporter, with the protein MQTQHVAQEPLQSAVRKARLRLAPFLALMFALSMLDRSNVGFVKQALQVDSNIGNAAFALGAGIFFIGYAVFEIPSNLMLHRVGAKLWLSRIMVTWGLASAAMMFAHNETSFYALRFILGVAEAGFSPGVILYSTYWFPARERGKALGIYYFGLPVALVLGSPLSGYLMEVMGGRLGLHNWQWMFLIEGLAASVVGIIAFFYLVSKPRHAKWLTPAEKDALENAIAAEDRHKVAHGPATALSALRNWNVLRFVSIYFAIQVSVYGVIFYLPTRISELTGTAIGSKVGLLTAIPWLCALIALRFITGYADANGKHRQVAAAMLAAAAAGIALSTLGNHTGPVLVAFCIATVGFVVVQPLFWTLPTAYLSGTAAASGIAMIGALGNLGGFIAPTLKTAVETLFHSPRAGMFTLALAGVIGVLLLLSIGVHSRRVTGAPLGSPEATLR; encoded by the coding sequence ATGCAGACTCAACACGTTGCACAAGAGCCGTTGCAAAGCGCGGTGCGCAAGGCGCGCCTGCGCCTCGCGCCCTTCCTCGCGCTGATGTTTGCGCTATCGATGCTCGACCGTTCGAACGTGGGGTTTGTCAAACAGGCCCTTCAAGTCGATTCGAATATCGGCAACGCGGCATTTGCGCTCGGCGCCGGGATCTTTTTCATCGGCTATGCGGTCTTCGAGATCCCGAGCAATCTGATGCTGCATCGGGTGGGTGCGAAGCTCTGGCTGAGCCGCATCATGGTCACCTGGGGGCTTGCCTCGGCGGCGATGATGTTCGCGCACAACGAGACCTCGTTCTATGCACTGCGTTTCATTCTGGGCGTCGCCGAAGCGGGTTTTTCGCCGGGCGTCATCCTCTATTCCACGTACTGGTTCCCCGCACGCGAACGCGGCAAGGCGCTAGGCATCTACTACTTCGGTTTACCGGTGGCGCTCGTGCTGGGGAGTCCGCTGTCGGGCTATTTGATGGAAGTCATGGGTGGCCGTCTCGGGCTGCACAACTGGCAATGGATGTTCCTCATCGAAGGTCTTGCTGCGTCAGTTGTCGGCATCATTGCGTTCTTCTATCTGGTCAGCAAACCGCGCCACGCGAAGTGGCTGACGCCGGCCGAAAAAGACGCCCTGGAAAACGCCATCGCAGCGGAAGACCGGCACAAGGTCGCGCATGGCCCGGCTACCGCGCTGAGCGCACTGCGCAACTGGAACGTGCTTCGCTTTGTGTCGATTTATTTCGCCATTCAGGTCAGCGTGTATGGCGTCATTTTCTATCTGCCGACGCGGATCTCGGAGCTGACCGGTACCGCCATCGGCTCGAAGGTCGGGCTACTGACCGCCATTCCCTGGCTGTGCGCACTCATCGCACTGCGCTTTATCACTGGCTATGCGGACGCGAACGGGAAGCATCGGCAGGTTGCCGCCGCGATGCTGGCGGCCGCCGCAGCAGGGATAGCATTGTCGACCCTCGGTAACCACACCGGACCCGTGCTCGTCGCATTCTGTATCGCGACGGTGGGCTTCGTTGTCGTTCAACCGCTCTTCTGGACCTTGCCGACGGCCTACCTGAGCGGCACCGCGGCAGCGAGCGGCATTGCAATGATCGGCGCGCTCGGCAATCTCGGCGGCTTCATCGCGCCGACTCTGAAGACGGCGGTGGAGACGCTCTTCCATAGCCCACGTGCTGGCATGTTCACCCTGGCATTGGCAGGTGTCATCGGCGTGCTTCTGCTTCTGAGCATCGGCGTGCATTCACGCCGCGTAACCGGAGCGCCGCTAGGCTCGCCCGAAGCGACGCTTCGCTAG
- a CDS encoding fumarylacetoacetate hydrolase family protein, translating to MTSSLSLSVADTLPSDGLSGTLVGRAWVPATKSMPAGPAVVVLRADGVFDISDAAPTISSLLERDDPVTTVRAASGRWIGGLDTIIANTADAAGATVRDPERVHLLAPCDLQVIKAAGVTFAASLLERVIEEQAKGDPQGAVRVREQIRSLVGDSLTSIRPDSAEARELKALLIEQGLWSQYLEVGIGPDAEVFTKAPVLSALGTGTEIGLHPNSVWNNPEPEIVLSIDSRGRTLGATLGNDVNLRDFEGRSALLLGKAKDNNGSCAIGPFLRLFDETFSIGDVRRATVDLRVEGSDGYVLRGRSSMDQITRDPLDLVSQTISATHQYPDGALLFLGTLFAPIEDRDAAGAGFTHKLGDIVKISSRQLGTLVNRVNYSDRIEPWTFGVRALMANLAARGLLGATAL from the coding sequence ATGACATCCTCGCTTTCACTCAGCGTTGCGGACACGCTTCCGTCGGACGGGTTGTCCGGCACACTTGTCGGCCGCGCCTGGGTTCCCGCCACGAAATCAATGCCCGCTGGTCCCGCTGTCGTTGTCTTGCGCGCCGATGGCGTGTTCGACATTTCCGATGCGGCACCGACCATCAGCAGCCTGCTGGAGCGGGACGATCCGGTCACGACGGTGCGAGCCGCAAGTGGCCGCTGGATCGGCGGGCTGGACACGATCATCGCCAATACGGCCGATGCGGCCGGCGCTACGGTGCGCGACCCGGAGCGCGTCCATCTGCTCGCGCCTTGCGATCTGCAGGTCATCAAGGCAGCAGGGGTGACCTTTGCGGCGAGCCTGCTTGAACGCGTGATCGAGGAGCAGGCCAAGGGCGATCCGCAAGGCGCGGTGCGCGTGCGGGAGCAGATCAGGTCGCTGGTCGGTGATAGTCTCACGAGCATCCGGCCGGACTCCGCCGAGGCACGCGAATTGAAGGCGCTGCTAATCGAGCAGGGGCTATGGTCCCAATACCTGGAAGTCGGAATCGGCCCTGACGCGGAGGTCTTTACAAAAGCGCCGGTGTTGTCAGCTTTGGGTACGGGCACGGAGATCGGGCTGCATCCGAATTCGGTGTGGAACAACCCGGAGCCGGAAATCGTGCTGTCGATCGACAGCCGCGGCCGCACGCTCGGCGCGACCTTGGGCAACGACGTTAATTTGCGCGACTTCGAAGGACGCAGTGCGCTTCTGCTCGGCAAGGCGAAGGACAACAACGGCTCGTGTGCGATTGGGCCTTTCCTGCGGCTGTTCGACGAGACTTTCTCGATCGGCGATGTGCGCCGCGCGACGGTCGATTTGCGCGTTGAGGGCAGCGACGGTTATGTGCTGCGAGGCAGGAGTTCAATGGATCAGATCACGCGCGATCCACTCGACCTCGTTTCGCAGACGATCAGTGCGACACATCAATACCCCGATGGCGCGCTGCTGTTCCTCGGGACGCTATTTGCACCGATCGAAGACCGCGATGCCGCTGGCGCGGGCTTCACGCACAAGCTGGGCGATATCGTGAAGATTTCGAGCCGGCAGCTCGGCACGCTGGTCAACCGGGTGAATTACAGCGACCGCATCGAGCCGTGGACCTTCGGCGTGCGCGCGCTGATGGCGAATCTTGCTGCACGAGGACTGCTCGGCGCAACGGCTCTCTGA